In Camelus dromedarius isolate mCamDro1 chromosome 4, mCamDro1.pat, whole genome shotgun sequence, the following are encoded in one genomic region:
- the ATG4B gene encoding cysteine protease ATG4B has protein sequence MDAATLTYDTLRFAEFEDFPETSEPVWILGRKYSIFTEKDEILADVASRLWFTYRKNFPAIGGTGPTSDAGWGCMLRCGQMIFAQALVCRHLGRDWRWTQRKRQPDSYFSVLNAFVDRKDSYYSIHQIAQMGVGEGKSVGQWYGPNTVAQVLKKLAVFDTWSALAVHIAMDNTVVMEDIRKLCRSSLPCAGAAAFPADSEQHCNGFPAGAEVSSRTSLSPWRPLVLLIPLRLGLTDINSAYTETLKHCFMMPQSLGVIGGKPNSAHYFIGYVGEELIYLDPHTTQPAVQVTDSCLIPDESFHCQHPPSRMNISELDPSIAVGFFCKTEDDFNDWCQQVKKLSLLGGALPMFELVEQQPSHLACPDVLNLSLDSSDVERLERFFDSEDEDFEILSL, from the exons ATGGACGcag CTACCCTGACCTACGACACTCTCCGATTTGCTGAGTTTGAAGATTTCCCTGAGACCTCGGAGCCTGTTTGGATCCTGGGTAGAAAATACAGCATCTTCACAG AAAAGGACGAGATCTTGGCCGATGTGGCGTCACGACTTTGGTTCACATACAGGAAGAACTTCCCAGCCATTG GGGGCACCGGCCCCACCTCGGACGCAGGCTGGGGCTGCATGCTGCGGTGTGGACAGATGATCTTCGCCCAAGCCCTGGTGTGCAGGCACCTGGGCCGCG ATTGGAGGTGGACCCAGCGGAAGAGGCAGCCTGACAGCTACTTCAGTGTCCTTAACGCATTTGTTGACAGGAAGGACAGCTACTACTCCATTCACCAGATAG CGCAAATGGGAGTCGGCGAGGGCAAGTCTGTCGGCCAGTGGTACGGGCCCAACACCGTCGCCCAGGTCCTCAA GAAGCTCGCTGTCTTTGACACATGGAGCGCCCTGGCCGTGCACATAGCAATGGACAACACGGTGGTGATGGAGGACATCC GAAAGTTGTGCAGGAGCAGCCTTCCTTGTGCTGGGGCTGCCGCATTTCCTGCGGATTCCGAGCAACACTGTAACGGTTTCCCTGCTGGGGCGGAGGTCAGCAGCAGAACCTCACTGTCGCCGTGGAGACCCTTGGTGCTGCTCATCCCGCTGCGCCTGGGGCTCACGGACATCAACTCAGCCTACACGGAGACGCTGAAG CACTGCTTCATGATGCCGCAGTCCCTGGGCGTGATCGGAGGGAAGCCCAACAGCGCCCACTACTTCATCGGCTACGTCG GCGAGGAGCTCATCTACCTGGACCCGCACACCACACAGCCTGCCGTGCAGGTCACTGACAGCTGCCTGATCCCAGACGAGAGCTTCCACTGCCAGCACCCGCCCAGCAGGATGAACATCTCAGAGCTAGACCCGTCCATCGCCGTG GGGTTTTTTTGCAAGACTGAGGACGACTTTAATGACTGGTGCCAGCAAGTCAAAAAG CTGTCCCTGCTCGGAGGCGCCCTGCCCATGTTTGAGCTGGTGGAACAGCAGCCTTCCCACCTGGCCTGCCCTGACGTCCTGAACCTGTCCTTAG ATTCTTCTGATGTAGAGCGATTGGAAAGATTCTTTGACTCAGAAGATGAAGACTTTGAAATCTTGTCCCTTTGA